In Prochlorococcus marinus XMU1406, the genomic stretch AAAAATATCCTCGAATATTTATTACAAGAAGAAGAAGAAATAGAAATAATTTAGATAGATATTATGGACCTTATGTTGATGTCGGATTATTAAGGAGAACATTATTTACGATAAAAAAAATATTTCCACTTAGACAAAGACCAAGGCCAGTCTATAAAGATAGAACTTGTTTGAATTATTCAATAGGAAGATGTCCAGGTGTTTGCCAAGAAGTTATATCATCTGACGATTATAAAAAAATAATGAAACAAGTATCTATGATATTTCAGGGAAGAAATGATGACTTAGAAATATTTTTACAAAAAAAAATGCTGCAGTTTTCAAATGATTTAGATTATGAGAATGCAGCAAAAATAAGAGACCAAATTTCAGGTTTAAAATTATTAACTGAATCACAAAAAATATCAATACCAGATTCTTCAATTAATAGAGATATCTTTGGAATAGTTTCAGAAAAAAATGTAGCTAGTATACAAATTTTCCAAATGAGATCTGGTAAGCTCATTGGGAGAATTGGTTATAGTCAAAAATTAAATAATGAAGATGAAAATCTCATTCTACAAAAGATATTAGAAGAGCATTATATGAATGTTGAAGCTGTAGAAATACCATCAGAAATTCTTATTCAATATAACCTTCCAAAACAAGCAACCATAGAGGATTGGTTAACGGATCTAAAAAAAAACAAAGTAAAAATCTTAATCCCAAAAAGAAATAAAAAACATGAAACTGTAGAAATGGTTTTAAAAAATGCGAAATTGGAATTAGATAGAATAATAAATGGGATACAAGATAATGAATCATCAATTGAGGATCTTGCCCAAATACTTGAATTAAGCGAACAACCTAAAAGAATTGAAGGTTATGATATAAGCCATATTCAAGGTAGTGACCCTGTAGCATCACAAGTCGTTTTTATTGATGGGATTCCTTCTAAACAGCATTATAGGAAATATAAAATTAAAGATCCAAACGTTGTTGTAGGACATAGTGATGATTTTGCTTCGATATATGAAGTAATACATAGAAGGTTTAAAAAATGGTCAAGATTTAAAGAAAACGGAGGGGATTTTTCAATATTAAATGATAAAACGAATAGTAAATTAGACAATGAACTTCTATCAGATTGGCCTGATTTAATAATGATTGATGGAGGAAAAGGACAGTTAAATGCAGCTATTAAAGCATTAAAAAAATTAAATCTTGAGGAAGAAGTAACTATATGTTCATTAGCAAAAAAACATGAAGAAATATTTATTCCAGGCTTTACTAAGTCTCTTGATACTGACGAAAATCAAAAAGGAGTTCTTCTATTAAGAAGGGTAAGAGATGAAGCACATAGATTTGCATTATCTTTTCATAGAGACAAAAGATCTAAGAGAATGAATAGATCTCAATTGTCCCAAATCAGTGGATTAGGACCATCAAGAATAAGAGAATTGCTTGAGCATTTTAAATCAATAGAGGCGATAAGAATAGCTAGTAAAGAGGATTTATCAAAAGTTAAAGGACTTGGAAAAAATTCAGTAAATGATATATATG encodes the following:
- the uvrC gene encoding excinuclease ABC subunit UvrC, whose translation is MSNSSIEKIDNKYNFKIEYKLINNKELLKSRLSEIPKSSGCYLFKDIDSNLLYIGKSKKLRSRVSSYFNNYSDLTPRLSLMVRQITEIEIIVTDSEYEALNLESNLIKTNKPYFNILLKDDKKYPYLCITWSEKYPRIFITRRRRNRNNLDRYYGPYVDVGLLRRTLFTIKKIFPLRQRPRPVYKDRTCLNYSIGRCPGVCQEVISSDDYKKIMKQVSMIFQGRNDDLEIFLQKKMLQFSNDLDYENAAKIRDQISGLKLLTESQKISIPDSSINRDIFGIVSEKNVASIQIFQMRSGKLIGRIGYSQKLNNEDENLILQKILEEHYMNVEAVEIPSEILIQYNLPKQATIEDWLTDLKKNKVKILIPKRNKKHETVEMVLKNAKLELDRIINGIQDNESSIEDLAQILELSEQPKRIEGYDISHIQGSDPVASQVVFIDGIPSKQHYRKYKIKDPNVVVGHSDDFASIYEVIHRRFKKWSRFKENGGDFSILNDKTNSKLDNELLSDWPDLIMIDGGKGQLNAAIKALKKLNLEEEVTICSLAKKHEEIFIPGFTKSLDTDENQKGVLLLRRVRDEAHRFALSFHRDKRSKRMNRSQLSQISGLGPSRIRELLEHFKSIEAIRIASKEDLSKVKGLGKNSVNDIYEYFNEL